A window of the Candidatus Nitrosotalea okcheonensis genome harbors these coding sequences:
- the hisG gene encoding ATP phosphoribosyltransferase — translation MTIVKFAVPKGSIEEATFKILERSWTRVVRRDRTYRVILDDPQIAVKMLRPQEIPNLVFAGLYDVGITGRDWVKETNSDVEILLDLEYGKIKLVIAIPDSYNFKSLDDMILSYAKKKKILRISSEYLNTTAKFIMQCKNYKKLYGSKQPIIVTPWLSQGSNKNVQIFLSFGATEAKPPEDVDAIIDVTETGTTLTQNQLKIIETVMESSAVLIANKISLKDKSKREKIYDIVTMLRGAVEGKKHLHLFLNVKEEHLDKLLHDLPSLKRPTISPLSEKGWYGINTVIPKSEFHKMIPKLRKIAQGLVVHEPKQILALEEIKRDEES, via the coding sequence TTGACTATAGTAAAATTTGCTGTTCCAAAAGGCAGTATAGAAGAAGCGACTTTTAAGATACTTGAGAGATCATGGACACGTGTAGTTAGAAGAGATAGGACCTACCGTGTGATATTAGATGATCCACAAATTGCGGTCAAGATGCTACGCCCTCAAGAAATTCCAAATCTGGTATTTGCAGGTCTGTATGATGTAGGTATAACAGGAAGAGATTGGGTCAAGGAAACAAATTCTGATGTAGAAATACTTCTTGATTTAGAATATGGTAAGATAAAACTTGTAATTGCAATACCTGACTCTTATAATTTCAAATCATTAGATGATATGATACTGTCTTATGCAAAGAAGAAAAAAATACTGCGAATCTCTTCTGAGTATCTGAATACAACCGCCAAATTTATCATGCAGTGTAAAAATTACAAGAAACTTTATGGTTCAAAACAACCCATCATTGTAACTCCTTGGTTAAGCCAGGGTTCTAACAAGAATGTTCAGATCTTCTTATCTTTTGGTGCTACCGAAGCAAAACCTCCGGAAGATGTTGATGCTATAATAGATGTAACAGAGACTGGTACCACTCTTACACAAAATCAACTCAAGATAATTGAAACTGTGATGGAGTCATCTGCAGTATTAATTGCAAATAAAATATCACTCAAAGATAAATCCAAACGAGAGAAAATCTATGATATAGTAACTATGCTAAGAGGTGCAGTCGAAGGAAAAAAACATCTCCATCTATTCTTAAACGTAAAAGAAGAGCATCTTGACAAATTACTGCATGACCTTCCTTCTCTCAAACGTCCTACAATAAGTCCTCTGAGTGAAAAAGGATGGTATGGTATCAATACTGTAATTCCAAAATCTGAATTCCATAAAATGATTCCAAAATTACGAAAAATCGCTCAAGGTCTAGTAGTACATGAACCAAAACAGATACTTGCACTTGAGGAGATAAAACGCGATGAGGAAAGTTGA
- the pheA gene encoding prephenate dehydratase: protein MLKVAFQGEPGAYSQAAAISFFKESIETIPHPTFYEALDSTENGRSDYTILPVENSLEGSVGESYDLLLTTKLSVVDETYHRISHCLIGLQSLEEIDTVYSHPQALGQCRKFIQENHLRPIPTYDTAGSVKILLELNKNNIACIASRKAAEIYNVPIIREGIEDNSNNYTRFLILANKRKERTSKDKTSIIFAIKHIPGALYNILEKFNISNINLTKIESRPTKSTPWEYNFYVDFEGHQDDRNIQDTLEKIKANTTFLKILGSYPRAELV from the coding sequence ATGTTAAAAGTAGCATTCCAAGGAGAGCCAGGAGCATACAGCCAAGCTGCTGCAATTAGTTTTTTCAAAGAATCAATAGAGACAATCCCACATCCTACATTTTACGAGGCGTTAGATTCTACAGAAAATGGAAGATCTGATTATACTATACTCCCTGTAGAAAATTCACTGGAGGGAAGTGTTGGTGAGAGCTATGATTTGTTACTTACCACCAAGCTTAGTGTAGTAGATGAGACATATCATAGAATATCTCATTGTCTTATCGGTTTACAGAGTTTGGAGGAAATTGACACTGTGTATTCTCATCCACAGGCACTTGGTCAGTGTAGAAAATTCATTCAAGAGAACCACTTGAGGCCCATACCAACTTATGATACTGCTGGGAGTGTAAAGATTCTTCTAGAACTCAATAAGAACAACATTGCCTGCATTGCCAGCAGAAAAGCAGCTGAGATATACAATGTTCCAATAATAAGAGAGGGGATAGAGGACAACTCAAATAACTATACCAGATTTCTCATCTTGGCAAACAAGAGAAAAGAGAGAACATCCAAAGACAAGACATCGATAATTTTTGCTATAAAACACATCCCAGGTGCACTCTATAACATTCTTGAGAAATTCAACATAAGTAACATCAATTTAACAAAGATTGAATCTCGTCCCACAAAAAGTACCCCTTGGGAATACAACTTTTACGTGGATTTTGAGGGCCATCAAGATGATAGAAACATACAAGATACTCTTGAGAAGATAAAGGCAAACACAACATTTCTTAAGATACTAGGTTCCTATCCACGAGCTGAACTAGTCTAG
- a CDS encoding exosome complex RNA-binding protein Csl4: MSQKPTLPGDKIAIIEEFEMGNNTFDDGQSIRSLVIGTPEFDKTNRIAKINEIRKPAVAKTNDVITGNISALMNNMFAINILYINGKPTHSGLECICQAKGAKKRILVRVGDIVSAKIINLLNGVVHATISEPELGVLFTQCNKCGGKVVAMGSNIKCVDCGYIEERKLSTRFGNSDFIKFNSN; this comes from the coding sequence TTGTCTCAGAAACCAACCCTTCCAGGGGATAAAATTGCAATAATTGAAGAGTTTGAGATGGGCAACAATACCTTCGATGACGGTCAGTCAATAAGATCATTAGTCATAGGTACCCCAGAATTTGATAAAACAAACCGCATAGCAAAAATCAATGAGATACGAAAACCGGCAGTTGCTAAAACAAATGATGTGATAACAGGGAATATTTCAGCATTGATGAATAACATGTTTGCCATAAACATTTTGTACATAAATGGAAAACCTACACATTCAGGTCTAGAATGCATTTGTCAAGCAAAAGGAGCAAAGAAGAGAATTCTTGTAAGAGTAGGTGATATAGTATCTGCAAAAATAATCAATCTCCTCAACGGTGTTGTACATGCAACAATTAGTGAACCCGAACTTGGAGTTTTGTTTACCCAGTGTAATAAGTGTGGAGGAAAAGTTGTTGCAATGGGCAGTAACATAAAATGCGTAGATTGCGGATACATAGAAGAGAGAAAGCTGTCAACCAGATTTGGAAACAGCGATTTTATAAAATTCAATTCCAACTAA
- a CDS encoding PQQ-dependent sugar dehydrogenase gives MDKKTRILAIAAAVAASILIITSPSGSIVIPKPNTSSSGNDAVQIVATNLQNPWALTFGDGKIFFTEKVGRLRVVDHGILVNESVADFRVADISDAGLLGVTAHPDFVQNHFLYVYYTYKEGDKLWNKVLRITESNNKIVDAKVILDKIPGAEFDDGGVIKFGPDKKLYIGTGDATDQNAAQDITSLAGKILRLNDDGSIPSDNPDPNSPVYSLGHRNPQGLAWDDQGNLYETEEGPTKNDEINLIEKDKNYGWPNQECTGSKEYQPALKCYDISIEPAGIAYYGSGKLDFKNSLILATLRGNNLYQLPISNGNVTSQKIILDGLGRIREVGVGPDDYLYILTGNTDGQGFPDSKDDKLLRIVK, from the coding sequence GTGGATAAAAAAACTAGAATATTGGCAATAGCAGCAGCAGTTGCAGCTTCCATCTTGATTATTACTTCACCATCAGGTTCCATTGTAATTCCAAAACCGAATACTAGTTCTTCAGGAAATGATGCGGTGCAAATTGTTGCAACAAATCTACAAAATCCATGGGCATTAACATTTGGCGATGGGAAAATCTTTTTTACTGAAAAAGTTGGAAGGCTAAGGGTTGTAGATCATGGCATACTTGTAAATGAATCTGTAGCTGATTTCCGGGTTGCTGATATTTCAGATGCAGGTCTTCTCGGAGTAACAGCACATCCAGATTTTGTACAAAACCATTTTCTGTATGTTTATTATACATACAAAGAGGGAGACAAGTTATGGAATAAAGTACTACGAATTACAGAATCTAATAACAAAATAGTAGATGCAAAGGTGATACTTGATAAAATTCCTGGTGCGGAATTTGATGACGGTGGCGTAATCAAATTTGGCCCTGACAAAAAACTCTACATAGGTACAGGTGATGCAACTGATCAAAATGCTGCTCAAGATATAACTTCGCTTGCTGGAAAAATATTAAGATTAAATGATGATGGCTCTATCCCAAGTGATAATCCTGATCCAAATTCACCCGTTTATTCACTTGGTCACAGAAACCCACAGGGACTAGCGTGGGATGATCAAGGAAATCTCTACGAGACTGAAGAAGGACCAACAAAAAATGATGAAATAAACCTTATTGAGAAAGACAAAAACTATGGCTGGCCAAACCAAGAATGCACTGGATCAAAGGAATATCAACCTGCTCTCAAATGTTATGATATCAGCATAGAGCCTGCAGGAATTGCATATTATGGTTCGGGAAAGCTTGATTTCAAAAATAGTCTCATATTAGCAACTCTTCGCGGCAATAACTTGTACCAGCTTCCTATTTCTAACGGTAATGTCACATCACAAAAGATCATATTGGATGGACTGGGGAGAATTCGTGAGGTTGGAGTAGGACCTGATGACTATCTGTATATACTTACAGGAAATACAGATGGACAAGGATTTCCAGACAGCAAAGATGATAAACTGTTGAGGATTGTTAAGTAA
- the folP gene encoding dihydropteroate synthase yields the protein MHQLARVRVGGSNPIRIMGIINTSPESFYKKSIFTDKKIIEKTAKLMEEEGANFIDVGGMSTAPYLKTLVSENQEIKRIANAIDAIKKVSKLPISIDTCRAKVAETALQLGAEIVNDVSGLKHDKNMINVLEKYCPSVILCAFSNKLVEGNQVSQARRLIGQSITLALKSGIPRNKIVVDPAIGFFRKNAQGILSTKINSDWLQRDMLVLKNLNHIKQEYPILISVSRKSFIGELLGESDPANRLYGSLAAETFAALNGADLIRTHNVKATSNVVQIVKNLQNFKKGL from the coding sequence ATGCATCAGTTGGCAAGAGTGCGCGTAGGTGGTTCTAATCCAATACGAATAATGGGAATAATTAATACAAGTCCGGAATCATTTTATAAAAAATCAATATTTACTGATAAAAAAATCATAGAAAAGACCGCCAAATTGATGGAAGAGGAAGGTGCTAATTTTATTGATGTTGGGGGAATGTCTACCGCACCCTATCTCAAGACTCTTGTGTCAGAAAATCAGGAGATAAAAAGAATCGCAAATGCTATAGATGCTATTAAAAAGGTCTCCAAATTGCCCATCTCGATTGATACATGTAGGGCAAAGGTGGCAGAAACTGCTCTTCAATTAGGTGCAGAAATAGTTAATGATGTCTCGGGATTAAAGCATGACAAAAACATGATTAATGTACTTGAAAAATACTGTCCATCTGTTATTTTATGCGCATTTAGTAACAAGCTAGTCGAAGGAAATCAGGTCTCACAGGCAAGAAGATTGATTGGCCAGAGTATTACACTGGCATTAAAATCTGGAATACCTAGAAACAAAATTGTAGTAGATCCAGCTATTGGTTTTTTTAGAAAAAATGCACAAGGTATACTGTCTACAAAAATAAATTCTGACTGGTTACAAAGAGATATGCTGGTGTTGAAAAATCTAAATCACATAAAACAGGAATATCCAATTCTTATTTCGGTTTCACGAAAATCATTCATAGGAGAACTATTGGGGGAGTCTGATCCTGCAAATCGACTATATGGATCTCTTGCAGCAGAAACTTTTGCCGCTTTAAATGGTGCTGATTTGATAAGGACTCATAATGTCAAGGCCACAAGTAATGTTGTACAGATCGTAAAAAACTTGCAAAATTTCAAGAAAGGCTTATAA
- a CDS encoding 6-hydroxymethylpterin diphosphokinase MptE-like protein yields the protein MTLNGWQQKYLEILKEFNYDRSREIKSAKILNSFLKDKFQMNILERKIRNKTVFIIGAGPSLSHSLIYLKKFKGFTKIVADGASQAMLENNMIPDIIVTDLDGNIESLRKSSELKSIMIVHAHGDNISRLPYAVSFRYCTGTTEDKPFGKIRNFGGFTDGDRCVFLANHFGASKIILIGMDFGMHVGKYSKDGAYNRPVKIKKMRKAKSLLEWLASKSNADLYTTSQSITGFKNIKLADLQRVVR from the coding sequence ATGACTTTGAATGGTTGGCAACAAAAATATCTAGAAATCCTTAAAGAATTCAATTACGATAGATCTAGAGAGATAAAATCAGCCAAGATCCTCAATTCATTTCTAAAAGATAAATTTCAGATGAATATTTTGGAGCGAAAAATTAGAAATAAGACTGTTTTTATCATTGGAGCAGGTCCATCTTTGAGTCATTCCTTGATATATCTTAAAAAATTCAAAGGTTTCACAAAAATTGTTGCAGATGGTGCATCACAAGCAATGCTTGAAAATAACATGATACCCGATATCATAGTAACAGATCTTGATGGAAATATAGAGTCCCTCAGAAAATCATCCGAATTAAAATCAATAATGATTGTGCATGCACATGGAGACAATATTAGTAGACTGCCATATGCAGTTTCATTCAGATATTGCACAGGAACTACAGAGGATAAGCCATTTGGAAAAATTAGAAACTTTGGAGGGTTCACAGACGGCGACAGGTGTGTATTTCTTGCCAATCATTTTGGAGCATCTAAAATTATTCTGATTGGAATGGATTTTGGTATGCATGTAGGAAAATATTCCAAAGATGGAGCATATAACAGACCTGTAAAGATAAAAAAGATGAGAAAAGCAAAATCACTCTTAGAATGGCTAGCCTCAAAGAGTAATGCAGATCTCTATACAACATCTCAATCAATAACAGGATTCAAAAATATAAAATTGGCAGATCTTCAAAGAGTAGTCAGATGA
- the guaB gene encoding IMP dehydrogenase, with protein sequence MEIREGLTFDDVLLVPKRSGIVTRSQTNLQTKLSKNIALNIPIISANMDTVTESAMAVAIAREGGIGIIHRFLTISEQVNEVLKTKRSGSIIIENPYTIHPDQTVREAIESMREKGASGLLVTDSQGQLAGILTRRDIVMLEPKDESKKVTEVMTDDVITAQFGVDIVQAKDILRKNCIEKLPLLDERGHVKGLITSKDIINSGNYPHASKDKKGRPLVGAAVGVKGDFMERTEALLDAGADVIVVDIAHGHSENALNTVRLIKKAFPNCELIAGNVATAQGTEDLIKAGVDAVKVGVGSGSICITRVITGSGVPQLTAVIDCAQVGKKYDIPIISDGGVRTSGDATKALAAGASTLMVGSLLGGTDESPGSFMMKNGKRYKIYRGMASFYAALGRKNKETSNASMVEDLNDYVAEGVEAMVPYKGSVTDIIKQLTGGIRSGLSYCGANNISQMQQNAEFIKMSTAGYAESQPHDVELM encoded by the coding sequence TTGGAAATACGGGAAGGACTAACATTTGATGATGTACTCCTTGTTCCCAAACGATCTGGTATAGTTACTAGATCTCAGACAAATTTACAAACAAAACTTTCCAAAAATATCGCTCTTAACATCCCGATCATTAGTGCAAACATGGACACTGTTACTGAATCTGCCATGGCAGTAGCAATAGCAAGAGAGGGAGGCATTGGAATCATACACAGATTTCTTACCATCTCCGAACAGGTAAATGAAGTGCTCAAGACTAAACGTTCAGGTAGCATAATAATTGAAAATCCGTATACTATACATCCAGATCAAACAGTGCGTGAAGCTATTGAATCCATGAGGGAAAAAGGAGCTTCAGGATTGCTTGTGACAGACAGTCAGGGTCAATTAGCTGGAATACTGACAAGGCGAGATATTGTAATGTTAGAACCTAAAGATGAAAGTAAAAAGGTCACCGAAGTCATGACTGATGATGTTATTACTGCACAATTTGGAGTAGACATAGTTCAAGCCAAGGACATACTGAGAAAAAATTGCATTGAAAAATTACCACTTTTAGATGAAAGGGGACATGTCAAAGGCTTGATCACTAGTAAAGACATTATAAATTCTGGTAATTATCCACATGCATCAAAGGACAAAAAGGGAAGGCCACTAGTTGGTGCAGCAGTTGGTGTAAAAGGTGATTTTATGGAACGAACTGAAGCATTGTTAGATGCAGGTGCAGATGTTATAGTAGTAGACATTGCACATGGTCATAGCGAAAACGCGCTCAACACAGTTCGGTTGATAAAAAAAGCATTTCCAAACTGTGAATTAATTGCAGGAAATGTGGCTACTGCTCAAGGAACAGAAGATCTAATCAAAGCTGGAGTGGATGCAGTAAAAGTGGGAGTAGGTTCTGGTTCTATATGCATCACTAGAGTAATCACCGGTTCTGGAGTGCCTCAACTTACTGCTGTAATAGATTGTGCACAAGTTGGTAAAAAATATGATATTCCAATAATATCTGATGGTGGAGTAAGAACATCAGGTGATGCTACTAAAGCACTTGCAGCAGGAGCGTCTACTCTGATGGTTGGAAGCTTGTTAGGTGGAACCGACGAAAGTCCAGGTTCGTTTATGATGAAAAATGGAAAGAGATACAAGATTTACAGGGGAATGGCATCATTTTATGCAGCTCTTGGAAGAAAAAATAAAGAAACTAGCAATGCTTCGATGGTAGAAGATCTTAACGATTATGTTGCAGAGGGTGTTGAGGCAATGGTTCCGTACAAGGGTAGTGTAACTGATATAATAAAACAACTAACTGGAGGAATTCGTTCCGGTTTGAGCTATTGTGGTGCAAATAATATCTCACAAATGCAGCAGAATGCAGAATTTATAAAAATGTCAACTGCAGGATATGCAGAAAGTCAACCACATGATGTCGAATTGATGTGA
- the dph2 gene encoding diphthamide biosynthesis enzyme Dph2 has translation MIVIDEKKIFEEIEKRKPVSVALNGPDGIIPKIQETASRIMTRSGIPAYVLADSCFGTCDLNSNGAKVLGAEILFHIGHTINSTSFGDNIILIDAFDDMSFENIARKCAEEMKEKTVSLVTDSQHLHEIDKVKKIFEENGVTVKIGKGKGQLNDGQVFGCEFYPVAETKDVVEANVFLGQSNFHAAGIALSTNLPTYVLDPYFNEVREVTEFARKLQRKAILTVYKAAEAETFGIIIGLKEGQFSKVTALKFRKELENMGKKVQLFAITDISDDKLRNLKGIDAFIQVACPRISTDNHFHKPVLSTPQANALLRILRKENMEGFLEIPHWL, from the coding sequence TTGATAGTAATAGACGAGAAAAAGATTTTTGAGGAGATAGAAAAAAGAAAACCTGTTTCAGTGGCGTTAAACGGGCCTGATGGAATAATACCAAAGATCCAAGAGACAGCTTCAAGAATAATGACAAGGTCAGGAATTCCGGCATACGTACTGGCAGACAGCTGTTTTGGAACCTGTGATCTTAACTCAAATGGTGCCAAAGTATTAGGAGCTGAGATTCTATTTCACATAGGACATACTATCAACTCAACGAGTTTTGGCGACAACATAATTCTCATAGATGCCTTTGATGACATGTCATTTGAAAATATTGCAAGAAAATGTGCAGAAGAGATGAAGGAAAAAACAGTCTCGCTTGTTACAGATAGTCAACATCTACATGAAATTGACAAGGTAAAGAAGATATTTGAAGAAAATGGGGTTACAGTGAAAATTGGAAAAGGTAAGGGTCAGTTAAATGACGGACAGGTGTTTGGATGTGAGTTTTATCCAGTTGCTGAGACCAAGGATGTAGTTGAAGCAAATGTATTTCTTGGACAGAGTAATTTTCATGCAGCAGGAATTGCCTTGTCTACCAACCTACCAACATATGTACTTGATCCATATTTCAATGAGGTCAGGGAGGTTACGGAATTTGCAAGAAAACTGCAGAGAAAAGCAATATTGACAGTTTACAAGGCTGCAGAAGCAGAAACATTTGGAATAATTATCGGATTGAAGGAAGGCCAATTTTCAAAAGTTACTGCACTCAAGTTCAGGAAGGAATTGGAAAACATGGGAAAGAAAGTTCAACTCTTTGCCATAACAGATATTTCAGATGACAAATTACGCAACCTCAAGGGAATTGATGCCTTTATTCAGGTTGCATGTCCAAGAATATCAACCGACAATCATTTTCACAAGCCAGTTTTGTCTACTCCTCAAGCAAATGCTTTACTGAGGATATTAAGAAAAGAAAACATGGAAGGATTCTTGGAAATCCCACACTGGCTATAA
- a CDS encoding tRNA(Ile)(2)-agmatinylcytidine synthase produces MKETSILHIGFDDTDSRKGMCTTFLAYKVVEYLKKEKVKFLDYPYLIRFNPNVPWKTRGNGAVALKLETTRPQLIKKNVVKYIQKYSAVKDGANPGLVFYEHKNIPENFAKFGKMALYRLVSRKEVKKFIQDNGLETYHLGNGQGLIGAIGAIGYDFRDHTFELISYRNKTNLGKKREILKDSVQKMQQITFPKTFNSFDESKNRILIAPHGPDPVLFGVRGEDPDAVIKGASLVQSKEKFCGYMVFRSNQGTGDHLQNELDVKNLKPFSSGYVIGKVSEKPKTVPGGHVFFSISKNEIAVKCAVYKPTRLTTVAEKLMDGDLIKIGGGIRKSSKKHKQVLNVEFLEVLGLQKHMIMINPICIKCNKRMKSKGKNQGYKCSKCGNTGSVKIKQEIPRQIRKQFYLPVVSAHRHLTRPMQRTGKINTNMEFHNSKKWFTRAN; encoded by the coding sequence ATGAAAGAAACATCTATTCTTCATATTGGCTTTGATGATACGGATTCCAGAAAAGGAATGTGTACCACTTTTCTTGCTTACAAAGTGGTAGAATATCTGAAAAAAGAAAAAGTCAAGTTTCTTGATTATCCATACTTAATTCGATTCAATCCAAATGTACCGTGGAAAACTAGGGGAAATGGTGCTGTTGCATTAAAACTTGAGACTACAAGACCTCAGTTGATTAAAAAAAATGTCGTCAAGTATATTCAAAAGTATTCTGCTGTAAAAGATGGTGCAAACCCAGGACTGGTTTTCTATGAACATAAAAATATTCCAGAAAATTTTGCTAAATTTGGAAAGATGGCATTGTATCGTCTAGTGAGCAGAAAAGAAGTAAAAAAATTCATACAAGATAATGGACTTGAAACATATCATCTTGGTAATGGTCAGGGACTAATAGGAGCAATAGGCGCAATAGGATATGATTTCAGAGATCATACTTTCGAATTAATCTCATATAGAAATAAAACAAACCTAGGGAAAAAAAGGGAAATTCTCAAAGATAGTGTACAAAAAATGCAACAAATAACATTTCCTAAAACATTCAACAGTTTTGATGAATCAAAGAATAGAATCCTGATTGCACCACATGGTCCTGATCCAGTACTATTCGGGGTACGTGGCGAAGATCCTGACGCTGTAATAAAAGGTGCGTCTCTTGTACAATCGAAAGAAAAATTCTGTGGTTATATGGTGTTCCGTTCAAACCAAGGTACAGGTGATCATCTACAGAATGAACTTGATGTAAAAAACCTAAAACCATTTTCTTCTGGTTATGTAATTGGAAAGGTATCTGAAAAACCTAAAACAGTTCCTGGCGGGCATGTGTTTTTCTCGATATCTAAGAATGAAATTGCAGTAAAATGTGCGGTATACAAACCAACCCGACTCACTACTGTTGCAGAAAAGCTGATGGATGGAGACCTGATAAAAATTGGCGGAGGCATAAGAAAATCATCAAAAAAACATAAACAAGTTCTAAATGTAGAATTTCTTGAGGTACTTGGCCTCCAAAAACATATGATTATGATAAATCCAATTTGTATAAAATGCAACAAGCGTATGAAATCAAAGGGGAAAAATCAGGGATACAAATGCTCAAAATGTGGAAATACTGGTTCGGTTAAAATAAAGCAAGAAATTCCAAGGCAAATCCGTAAACAATTCTATCTACCTGTGGTGTCTGCACATAGGCATCTTACACGTCCCATGCAGAGAACTGGTAAAATTAACACCAATATGGAATTTCATAATTCTAAAAAATGGTTCACTAGAGCAAATTAA
- a CDS encoding Lrp/AsnC ligand binding domain-containing protein codes for MPIAFVLINAELGAENELLNQLKNMESVKYTYVLYGAYDLVVKVEAPDNETLKKTISNNIRQLKNVRTTLTMTVIE; via the coding sequence ATGCCAATTGCCTTTGTATTGATAAATGCAGAATTGGGAGCAGAAAATGAACTGCTTAACCAGCTAAAAAATATGGAAAGTGTGAAATACACCTATGTTCTGTATGGCGCATACGATCTGGTGGTGAAGGTAGAAGCGCCAGATAATGAAACCCTAAAGAAAACCATCTCAAATAACATAAGGCAACTCAAAAATGTACGTACAACTCTTACCATGACTGTAATCGAATGA
- a CDS encoding hydroxymethylglutaryl-CoA reductase, degradative: MTDSTIPKFHEKTRDEKLKVLESFSDLSEEDIKILKSEGGISFDQANNMVENAIGIMSYPLGIATNFKINGKDYLIPMVIEEPSVIAAASKAAKIARKHGGFTMEADNSYSIGQIQVVEVDVKFGTSKIMEKSEEIIILANSKSKTLSKMGKGAKTISCKEVITESGPMLVVEILIDVGDAMGANVTNTMCESVASLIEKITGGRVILKILSNYSTKRLVKGNAIFDKEELGGEDIVNNIIWAYEFAANDPYRAVTHNKGIMNGIIAVANSTGQDTRAIEAAAHAYASRHGKYTSLTKWKKNNDGNLVGEIEVPMSVGIVGGIINIHPMIKTCVKILGVKSARELSCIMGAAGLAQNLSALRALSSEGIQKGHMKLHAQNIAVSAGVPPEKISYVIAEMTREGNISVTRAKEILENL; the protein is encoded by the coding sequence TTGACTGATTCAACAATTCCAAAATTTCATGAAAAGACAAGGGATGAAAAACTAAAAGTATTAGAATCATTCTCTGATCTTTCAGAAGAAGACATCAAAATTCTGAAAAGCGAAGGAGGTATTAGCTTTGATCAAGCCAACAACATGGTTGAAAACGCAATTGGAATTATGTCATATCCACTTGGAATAGCAACAAATTTCAAAATCAATGGAAAGGACTACCTAATTCCAATGGTAATAGAAGAACCTTCAGTCATTGCGGCAGCATCAAAAGCAGCAAAGATTGCAAGAAAACATGGAGGCTTTACAATGGAAGCTGATAACTCGTACAGTATTGGTCAAATTCAGGTTGTTGAAGTTGATGTAAAATTTGGCACATCAAAAATAATGGAAAAATCTGAGGAGATTATTATTCTTGCAAACTCTAAAAGTAAAACTCTCTCCAAAATGGGAAAAGGAGCCAAAACAATTTCATGTAAAGAAGTTATAACCGAGTCAGGTCCTATGCTTGTAGTTGAAATTCTAATAGATGTAGGTGATGCAATGGGTGCTAATGTAACCAATACAATGTGTGAATCTGTTGCGTCACTAATTGAGAAAATAACTGGAGGAAGAGTAATTCTGAAAATATTGTCCAATTATTCAACAAAAAGATTAGTGAAGGGTAATGCTATATTTGACAAAGAAGAATTAGGTGGAGAAGATATTGTAAATAACATAATTTGGGCTTATGAATTTGCTGCAAATGATCCTTACAGAGCTGTTACACACAACAAAGGAATAATGAATGGAATAATAGCAGTTGCAAATTCTACTGGACAAGACACAAGAGCAATAGAAGCTGCAGCACATGCATATGCATCAAGGCATGGTAAATACACCTCACTTACAAAGTGGAAAAAGAATAATGATGGGAACCTAGTTGGGGAGATTGAAGTACCAATGTCAGTAGGAATAGTTGGTGGAATCATAAACATTCATCCTATGATAAAGACATGTGTAAAAATTCTAGGCGTAAAATCGGCCCGTGAATTATCTTGTATTATGGGAGCTGCAGGCCTTGCACAAAATCTTAGTGCTCTACGAGCATTATCTTCAGAGGGGATTCAAAAAGGACACATGAAACTACATGCACAAAACATAGCCGTAAGTGCAGGTGTTCCACCCGAAAAGATATCTTACGTGATAGCAGAAATGACTAGAGAAGGAAATATCTCCGTAACCCGGGCAAAGGAGATTCTAGAGAATCTCTAG